A window of Thermococcus sp. MV5 contains these coding sequences:
- a CDS encoding DNA-directed RNA polymerase subunit K produces MFRYTRFEKARIIGARALQIAMGAPVLINIPEGASPLDAAIVEFEKGIIPITVIRPS; encoded by the coding sequence ATGTTTAGATATACAAGATTTGAAAAGGCGAGGATTATAGGTGCAAGGGCGTTGCAGATAGCTATGGGCGCACCGGTGTTAATTAATATTCCAGAAGGAGCAAGCCCGTTGGATGCTGCAATAGTAGAGTTTGAAAAAGGAATAATCCCAATAACCGTTATAAGGCCTAGTTAG
- a CDS encoding DNA-directed RNA polymerase subunit N: protein MIVPVRCFTCGKVIGDKYYIFKERVEKGEDPEKVLDDLGLERYCCRRMLLSHVELIDEIMHYRVY from the coding sequence TTGATAGTTCCCGTGAGATGTTTCACCTGTGGAAAAGTGATTGGAGATAAGTATTACATATTCAAAGAGCGTGTTGAAAAGGGGGAAGATCCAGAGAAAGTCCTTGATGATCTTGGACTTGAAAGATATTGCTGTAGAAGAATGCTCCTAAGTCATGTTGAACTCATAGATGAGATCATGCATTATAGGGTGTACTAA
- a CDS encoding 30S ribosomal protein S9 yields the protein MRIIQTAGKRKSAVARATIREGKGRVRVNYKPVEILEPEIARFTIMEPLVLAGEEILSKVDIDVKVEGGGFMGQAEAARIAIARALVEWTGDMNLKEKFMKYDRTMLVGDSRRTEPHKPNRSTKGPRAKRQKSYR from the coding sequence ATGAGGATAATTCAAACCGCAGGAAAAAGAAAAAGTGCAGTTGCGAGAGCTACCATAAGGGAAGGGAAGGGTAGAGTGAGAGTTAACTACAAGCCTGTTGAGATACTTGAACCAGAAATAGCCAGATTCACAATAATGGAGCCATTAGTTCTTGCTGGAGAAGAAATACTGAGTAAAGTAGATATTGATGTTAAGGTTGAAGGCGGAGGTTTTATGGGACAAGCTGAAGCAGCCAGAATTGCAATAGCAAGGGCATTAGTAGAGTGGACTGGCGACATGAATCTCAAAGAAAAGTTTATGAAGTATGATAGAACTATGCTTGTTGGTGACTCAAGAAGAACAGAGCCGCACAAACCAAACCGCTCTACAAAAGGTCCAAGAGCAAAAAGGCAAAAGAGTTATCGTTGA
- the rplM gene encoding 50S ribosomal protein L13, producing the protein MRIINAEGLILGRLASKVAKMLLEGEEIIIVNAEKAIITGNREFIFEKYKQRTELRTRTNPRKGPFYPKRSDELVRRTIRGMLPWKTERGRKAFKRLKVYAGVPKEFESEEFETIIEAHMSRIKTPKYVTVGEVAKFLGGKF; encoded by the coding sequence ATGAGAATTATTAATGCTGAAGGGTTGATCCTTGGGAGACTTGCATCAAAAGTTGCAAAAATGCTCCTTGAAGGAGAGGAGATCATTATTGTCAATGCAGAGAAGGCAATAATAACTGGGAACAGGGAGTTTATCTTTGAAAAGTATAAGCAAAGGACAGAACTCAGGACAAGAACAAATCCGAGAAAAGGACCATTCTATCCAAAAAGAAGTGACGAACTAGTTAGGAGAACCATCAGAGGAATGCTCCCATGGAAGACAGAAAGAGGGCGAAAAGCATTTAAGAGGCTTAAAGTATATGCAGGAGTTCCAAAAGAGTTTGAAAGTGAGGAGTTTGAAACAATAATTGAAGCACACATGTCAAGAATTAAAACTCCCAAATATGTGACCGTTGGAGAGGTTGCTAAGTTCCTTGGTGGAAAATTCTGA
- a CDS encoding 50S ribosomal protein L18e, whose translation MKRTGPTDINLRRLIRYLRKKSNEEDVKIWKDVAWRLERPRRQRAEVNLSRINRCTKEGDIVIVPGSVLGAGTLDHKVIVAAWKFSEKAKEKILQAGGEAIAIEDLIERNPKGSGIIIME comes from the coding sequence ATGAAGAGGACTGGTCCAACTGATATTAATTTGAGAAGACTCATTCGCTATCTAAGAAAGAAGTCAAATGAAGAGGATGTTAAGATATGGAAGGATGTAGCTTGGCGCTTAGAGAGGCCAAGAAGACAGAGAGCTGAAGTAAACCTTAGCAGAATAAATAGGTGTACAAAGGAAGGAGACATTGTAATAGTACCTGGAAGTGTTCTTGGAGCTGGAACATTAGATCACAAGGTCATTGTTGCAGCATGGAAGTTCAGTGAAAAAGCAAAAGAAAAGATTCTCCAAGCTGGTGGAGAGGCGATAGCAATTGAAGATCTCATCGAGAGAAATCCAAAAGGTAGTGGAATAATCATAATGGAGTGA
- a CDS encoding DNA-directed RNA polymerase subunit D, with protein sequence MRKMQIKILEKRDDAIRFILGGVDVAFANALRRTILGEVPTFAIDEVEFYENDSALFDEIIAHRLALIPLTTPFDRFELDSMELEDYTVTLSLEAEGPAIVYSGDLKSDDPDVRPVTPNIPIVKLAEGQRLVFNAYAKLGKGKDHVKWQPGFAYYKYLTKVHVSKEISNWEKIKEIAKRKKLPIEETENELILTTITSFCIPREFEQYIGNKIKEEVIPNTFVFTVESNGELPVEEIVSLALKILMRKSDKFINELHKLAE encoded by the coding sequence GTGAGAAAAATGCAAATAAAGATTCTTGAAAAAAGAGATGATGCAATCCGTTTTATTTTAGGAGGAGTAGACGTTGCGTTTGCAAATGCACTTAGGAGAACTATCTTGGGAGAAGTTCCAACTTTTGCGATCGATGAAGTGGAGTTCTATGAAAATGATTCAGCCCTTTTTGATGAGATAATAGCTCATAGACTAGCATTGATCCCTCTAACAACTCCCTTTGATAGATTTGAACTAGACAGCATGGAGTTGGAGGATTACACTGTTACTCTAAGTTTAGAAGCTGAAGGTCCGGCTATAGTGTACTCGGGTGATCTGAAGAGTGATGACCCTGATGTAAGACCAGTGACTCCAAATATTCCTATAGTAAAACTTGCAGAGGGGCAACGCTTAGTCTTTAATGCATATGCAAAATTGGGAAAAGGGAAAGATCATGTCAAATGGCAACCGGGATTTGCTTACTACAAATACTTAACAAAAGTTCATGTGAGTAAAGAAATCTCAAATTGGGAAAAGATTAAAGAAATTGCAAAAAGGAAAAAGCTCCCCATTGAAGAGACTGAGAATGAGTTGATACTAACTACGATAACAAGCTTTTGCATTCCAAGGGAATTCGAGCAGTACATTGGGAACAAAATAAAAGAAGAGGTAATCCCCAATACATTTGTCTTTACAGTGGAAAGTAATGGAGAACTCCCTGTTGAGGAAATTGTGAGCTTAGCACTTAAAATTCTAATGAGAAAGAGCGATAAATTTATAAACGAGCTTCATAAATTAGCCGAATAG
- a CDS encoding 30S ribosomal protein S11, with amino-acid sequence MSEEQQVVNIKKKEKWGVAHIYASYNNTIIHITDLTGAETISKWSGGMVVKADRDESSPYAAMIAARRAAEEAIEKGITGVHIKVRAPGGSRSKNPGPGAQAAIRALARAGLRIGRVEDATPIPHDGTRPKGGRRGRRV; translated from the coding sequence ATGAGTGAGGAACAACAAGTTGTTAATATAAAGAAAAAAGAAAAATGGGGCGTGGCCCACATCTATGCCTCTTACAATAACACGATTATTCATATAACAGATCTAACTGGAGCTGAGACTATTTCAAAATGGAGCGGTGGGATGGTAGTTAAGGCAGACAGAGATGAATCATCACCCTATGCAGCAATGATTGCTGCTAGGAGGGCAGCAGAAGAGGCTATTGAAAAGGGCATTACTGGAGTTCATATAAAAGTTAGAGCTCCTGGGGGGAGCAGAAGCAAAAACCCAGGTCCTGGTGCTCAGGCAGCAATTAGAGCACTTGCAAGAGCAGGTCTTAGAATAGGGAGAGTAGAGGATGCTACGCCCATACCGCACGATGGTACAAGGCCAAAAGGCGGTAGAAGGGGAAGAAGGGTTTGA